GGACCGACTGCGAAACCGAGACGACGAACCGATCGACCGACGACCGAGGGAGCCGCGACGGGGCTTCGGGGGGCGCGATGACGCGGACGGTCGTCGCCCAGGGGACCTTCGACATCCTCCATCCCGGACACGTCCACTACCTCGAGGAGGCCGCGGCGATGGGCGACGAACTGCTCGTCATCGTCGCCCGGAAGTCGAACGTCGACCACAAGGAGAAACCGATCTGTCCGGCGGCACAGCGTCGGGACGTCGTCGCCGCCCTCGAGGCCGTCGACGACGCGATCGTCGGCCACGAGGAGGACATCTTCGCGCCCATCGAGGAGATCGATCCCGACGTGATCGCGTTGGGTCACGACCAGCACCACGACGACGACGCGATCGAGGCCGAACTCGAGCGCCGCGGAATCGACTGCACCGTCGAACGCGCGAGCGCCCGCGACCCCGAGCGAGAAGACGAGATCCTCTCGACGCGGCTGATCATCGATCGGATCCTCGAGCGCCGCGGCTGAGGGCCCGAACCGCGGGCGCTCCCGTCAGTTTTCCAGGATAACCGGCGGGGGGAGACGCATCGAATCGATCGTGTGTCCAGTCTCGACGAAGTGTTCGATGGCCTGCTCCGAGACCTCCGCCTCGGTCGTGCCCCCGGCGGTGCTGGCCTGCCAGTCACACTCCAGACAGTACTTATGCATTCGTGGCTCTGTCAGTCACTCTGTGACAGCGGCGGGAAAGGTTCGTGCAGGAAATCGAAGGGCGCGAGCGTGTACAGGGCCGAGAACGCCGGCGTTAGCATTCAAATGTCGTGTGCAAGTGAGTGGATCGGAACCGGTTTTCGGTCGTTCTGACAGCTGCGTTTACTGTCGATATCGGTCGTAACGGTCGTCGATCGGACCGCCGCCGATCGCCCGAAGGTGTTCGCTACGAGCGTGATAGTGGCCGATACCGGTATCCGAGGACTTTAAGCGCCGAGGTAGCAATCTCCCGGTATGAGCCAACAGCCCGAACAGCGGTCGCCCGCGGAGGGCAAACCGGACGACCTGCCGAGCAACGAGGTCACGGAGGGGGTCGAACGCGCGCCCCACCGTGCGATGTTCCGCGCGATGGGGTACGACGACGAGGACTTCGACTCGCCGATGATCGGCGTCGCGAACCCGGCGGCCGACATCACCCCCTGTAACGTCCACCTAGACGACGTCGCGGGGTCGGCCTACGACGCCGTCGACGAGGCCGGCGGGATGCCTATCGAGTTCGGGACCATCACCATCTCCGACGCCATCTCGATGGGGACCGAGGGGATGAAGGCCTCCCTCATCTCCCGGGAAGTCATCGCCGACTCCGTCGAACTCGTCGCCTTCGGCGAGCGCATGGACGGGCTGGTCACCATCGGCGGCTGCGACAAGAACATGCCCGGCATGATGATGGCCGCCATCCGGACGGATCTCCCCAGCGTCTTCCTCTACGGCGGCTCGATCATGCCCGGCGAGCACGAGGGCCGCGAGATCACGGTCCAGAACCTCTTCGAGGGCGTCGGCGCCGTCGCCGACGGCGAGATGTCCCGCGAGGAACTCGACGAGATGGAGCGCAACGCCTGCCCCGGCGCCGGCTCCTGCGGCGGGATGTTCACCGCCAACACGATGGCGTCGATTTCCGAGACCATCGGCTTCGCGCCGCTGGGCTCGTCCTCGCCGCTCGCCGAGGACGAGGACCGCTACGAGGTCGCCCGCGAGAGCGGCGAACTCGCCGTCGAGGCCGTCGAGGAACGGCGTAAACCCTCGGACTTCCTCACCAAGGAGTCCTTCGAGAACGCCATCGCGCTCCAGGTCGCCGTCGGCGGCTCGACCAACGCCGTCCTCCACCTGCTGGCGATGGCCGCCGAGGCCGGCGTCGATCTCGACATCGAGGAGTTCAACGAGATCAGCGCCCGCACGCCCAAGATCGCCGACCTCCAGCCCGGCGGCGAGCGCGTCATGAAGGACCTCCACGAGGTCGGCGGCGTCCCCGTCGTCCTCCGCGAACTGCTCGAGGCGGACTTGCTCCACGGCGACGCGCTGACCGTGACGGGCGAGACGATCGCCGAGGGGCTCGAGCGCATCGATCCGCCGGCCATCGAGGACCTCGACGCGGACTTCCTCAACACCGTCGACGAGCCGATCCACGAGCGCGGCGCGATCCGTATCCTGACGGGCAACCTCGCGCCCGACGGCGCCGTCATCAAGATCACCGGCGAGGACCACCTCCACCACGAGGGCCCCGTCCGGATCTTCGAGGAGGAGGAGAACGCGATGGCGTACGTCCAGGAAGGCCACGTCGAGAGCGGCGACGTCATCGGGATCCGGAACGAGGGTCCCCAGGGCGGCCCCGGCATGCGCGAGATGCTCGGCGTCACGAGCGCGGTCGCCGGCCAGGGCCACGCCGAGGACGTCGCGCTCTTTACCGACGGTCGGTTCTCCGGGGCGACCCGCGGCTTTTCCATCGGCCACGTCGCGCCGGAGGCCGCCGTCGGCGGCCCCATCGCGGCCCTCGAGGACGGCGACACGATCACCATCGACATCGACGACCACGAGCTCTCCGTGGACCTCACAGACGAGGAACTCGAACAGCGACTCGAGGAACGCGACGAGCCGGAACCCAACTACACGACGGGCGTGCTGGCGAAGTACGGCCAGATGTTCGGTTCGGCGGCGAACGGCGCCGTGACGAACCCCGGCGCGAAGCAGGACTAGCGAGTTGGCAGCGTACCGCGCCGAAGGCGCGGTTTCACCGCCGCCGAACGGAGTGCGGTGGCGGATTTTTCGTCCACGGTTTTCGACGGTCGAGATTCGGTCCTTGTCGGCAGTCCGTTTTTCGACAGGACCAGCCGTTTCGAGACCGTACGCCGGGTTTGATCCGACGGAACGGACAGCTGGGACTCCGCGTCGGACGGCCGTGTTGCTCCGATTGGATGTCGGCTACTCGCTCCGAAAGGGAGCATACTTATTACATTTTGTCGTACAAGCTTTACGTGAGATGGCTGACTCGAAACGATACGTGGCGTTCGCGTTCGGACTGATCGGAATCTGCGGCACGCTCCTCGGGATCCACGGCGGGCCGGGAGTAGCGCAAGAACCGAACGCGGCGCTCGCCCTGGGCAGTGGCGTCGTCGGCGGGGTCTCCCTCGGCTGGTATCAACACGCCAGGGACGGACTCGAGAACGACGAGCGGTACATGGCCATCAACTATCGGGCCGGCTACGTCGCCTTCTGGGCGGTGTTCTGGTTCCTGTTCGTCTTCGCGATGGCCGGAATCGGAGAGGGCGACGGCGACGCGACCTCCGCGCTCCCGATCGACGCTCACTCGATCGTAATGACGGCGATGGCACTCGGGTTCGCTTCCCTGCTCGTCTCGAAAGCGTGGTACAGACGGCAGTTCTGATCGCCTATGGAGAACAATCTCAAGGTCTGGCGGGCGAAAGCCGACGTCACGCAGGCCGAACTCGCCGACGAGGTAGACGTCTCCCGGCAGACGATCAACGCCATCGAGCGCGGACGGTACGATCCGAGCCTCGAGTTAGCCTTCGAACTGGCGCTGTACTTCGATTGCCGGATCGAGAATATCTTCACGTACGAGCCCGCAGACGACGATTGATCGCCGATACAGATCTGCAAGCGATCCGGGCGGTCGCCCGCGATCACTCCTCGAGTCGACGCTCCGCTTCCTCGAGTGCCTCCTGCGTGTCGATCCCCTCGAACGTCCGCTCGGAGACGCCCTCGAGGGCCTCCTCGCCGACTTCCGCGACGTCGATGCGGTCGATCGCGGCGACGATCCGCTCGTCCTCGGAGTCGAGGGTCTCCGCGCAGGCCTCGGCCATCGCGTCGGCCCGGTAGACGGCCTGGGTCGTCTGGTACCAGCCGTCCTCGAGGCGGACCACGGCGCCGTCGCGGCCGCGGGCGCGCTCGTGGAGCGTCTCGAGCAGCGCGGGCTCGACGAAGGGCATGTCGCAGGCGACGACGGCCGCGTACTCGCGGTCGACGGCCTCGAGGCCGACCCGCATGCCGGCCAGCGGCCCCCTGTCCGGGACGGGGTCGGTCGCGTATCGGGGCTCGAGGTCGCTGCCAGCGAGCGCGGCCCGAATCGCCTCGAGCTGATCGTCGCGGCAGTTGACCACGAGGTCGTCGGTCACGGTCGCGAGTCGGTCGACGACTCGGCGGATCATGGGCGTTCCCGCGAGGTCGGCGACGGCCTTGTCCGACTCGCCGAAGCGCGTGGAGTAGCCGCCGGCGAGGACGACGCCGCCGAGCGAGCGTTCGCTGGTCACGGGCGGCGATAGGACCAGCTAGCCCATAAACCACGTCCCCATTCCATCGCATCTGGGAACTCGAGGACGGGACGGGATCGACGGCGTCACTCGAGGACGTCGACCAACGGCTCGTCGGCGATCATGCTCGTCAGGACGACGCGCGAGATTCGCCCGTGGGCGGCCGCACCGGCGTCCGCGCTCCGCTCGAGAATTCGCGTCGCGACCTCGCGGGCGACCGCGCGGTCGTCCGCGTCGTCGACCATGTTGAGCACCGGTACGTACGTCGCGTCCGGCGGCACGTCCTTCAGCCCGCCGTCGGGGCTGGTGAGGATCGTCGCGACGTCGTCCGGCCGAATCGTGTCGCCGAGATCGCGTCCGGTAACGGCCGCGACGCGCTCCGGCCGGTGGACGGCCCCCTCGTCGAGGGGACGGCCGACCGCGTCGACGCTGGCGATCGCGAGCACCGTGTCGACCGTCTCCGGAAGCTGCGGCTCGCGCTCGTTCGGCGCCTTCAGCAGCCGCGTTCGCGCCCCGTCGGCCTTGACGAGGACGTGATCGACGCTCGAGGCCGCCGCGATCCGGTCGACGACGTCCGGTTCGTACCCCAGGTACCGATCGTCTCGCTCCTGTTCCGGGACCAGGCCCAGCGGCCACTCGAGGCCGTTCACGGCGCCGTCGGCCTCGCCGGCGTCGGCCCGCTCGAGCAGGTCGGCCGGGTCCTCGGTGACTCGCACCGCGGCGACCTGCCGGTCGAAGATCGGAATGCGGACGGTCGCCGTCACGACGGCGCGCTCGAGGCGGCCGGCGAGTTCGTACAGCGTCGATTTCTTGCCCCCGGCGCCGACGACGCAGGTGAGCGAGGCGTCGGCCGCGAGGGCGTCGACGAGATCGGGATCCGGGTCGTCGTCCATATCCGACGGTACGACGACCGGCAAGAAAGGGTCGGCGGTCGGTCGCCGAGTGCGGCGGCTACGAGAAGTGGTCCCGCGTCGGCGACCGGCCCGGCAGCGCATACTCGAGGTAGCCCACGAGGTACGCCAGCAGGAGCGGGAGGTAGCCCTCTCGCTCGTGACGCCGCACCGACGTCCGGACCGGGCAACTGGGGTCGTAGACGACGGACCCCGCCTCGCACAATCGCAGGGAGAGGTCCGTGTCCTCGAGGAAGGAAAGCGATTCGTCGAAGCCGTCGACCGCCTCGAACGCCGACCGGCGCACGCTGCAGTTCGACCCCGGTTGCTGGACGAAGCCGACGGGCCAGCTCACCCGGTACCACCAGTCCGAGAGGAGCCGAAAGCGAACGCGGTGGGCCAGTCCACCGGCGAGGGGCCGGAGCGGACCGCCGACGCCGACGACCGATGGCGTCGCGTAGTGGCGCCAGTGGCGTCGCACCCACGCCGACGGGACGACCGTGTCGGCGTCGGTGAACAGCAGGACGTCGCCGGTCGCGGCCGCAGCGCCCCGGTTCCTGGCCCGGCCGGGTCCCACCCGGCTGTCGTCGATCAGGACTCGGTCGACGATCGGATGCGCTCGAGCCGCTGCCAGCGTCCGTTCGCCGCTCGCGACGACGACCACCTCGAAACGGCCGTCGAAGGTCTGCGCGACGAGCGAATTCAGCGTTCGCTCGAGTCGCGATCCTTCGTCGCGAGCGGGGACGACGACCGAGGCGTCGACGTCGGACATCGTCGGTGACTGTCGGCCCGAGCAATATAACCGCTCTGCCGTGTCGGGTCGCCGCCGCTGTCCGGACCGTCACTCTCGAATCCGCGGCCCGCCGGTGCGGAGACGGACACACCGCGTCTGAGCGTGACGTCGCAGTCCGACACGGGAGGGGTCGGCCCACTCTCCCTGATCGCCGCGACTGGTTTCGGGCCCGCTGAATCCAGCCCTACCGACGTTGTAGCAAGCCCGGACCGATTATAATTGTAACTAATTTTCCGGCTATCTTTATG
This portion of the Haloterrigena gelatinilytica genome encodes:
- a CDS encoding adenylyltransferase/cytidyltransferase family protein, whose translation is MTRTVVAQGTFDILHPGHVHYLEEAAAMGDELLVIVARKSNVDHKEKPICPAAQRRDVVAALEAVDDAIVGHEEDIFAPIEEIDPDVIALGHDQHHDDDAIEAELERRGIDCTVERASARDPEREDEILSTRLIIDRILERRG
- a CDS encoding helix-turn-helix transcriptional regulator, translated to MENNLKVWRAKADVTQAELADEVDVSRQTINAIERGRYDPSLELAFELALYFDCRIENIFTYEPADDD
- a CDS encoding glycosyltransferase, whose protein sequence is MSDVDASVVVPARDEGSRLERTLNSLVAQTFDGRFEVVVVASGERTLAAARAHPIVDRVLIDDSRVGPGRARNRGAAAATGDVLLFTDADTVVPSAWVRRHWRHYATPSVVGVGGPLRPLAGGLAHRVRFRLLSDWWYRVSWPVGFVQQPGSNCSVRRSAFEAVDGFDESLSFLEDTDLSLRLCEAGSVVYDPSCPVRTSVRRHEREGYLPLLLAYLVGYLEYALPGRSPTRDHFS
- the ilvD gene encoding dihydroxy-acid dehydratase, giving the protein MSQQPEQRSPAEGKPDDLPSNEVTEGVERAPHRAMFRAMGYDDEDFDSPMIGVANPAADITPCNVHLDDVAGSAYDAVDEAGGMPIEFGTITISDAISMGTEGMKASLISREVIADSVELVAFGERMDGLVTIGGCDKNMPGMMMAAIRTDLPSVFLYGGSIMPGEHEGREITVQNLFEGVGAVADGEMSREELDEMERNACPGAGSCGGMFTANTMASISETIGFAPLGSSSPLAEDEDRYEVARESGELAVEAVEERRKPSDFLTKESFENAIALQVAVGGSTNAVLHLLAMAAEAGVDLDIEEFNEISARTPKIADLQPGGERVMKDLHEVGGVPVVLRELLEADLLHGDALTVTGETIAEGLERIDPPAIEDLDADFLNTVDEPIHERGAIRILTGNLAPDGAVIKITGEDHLHHEGPVRIFEEEENAMAYVQEGHVESGDVIGIRNEGPQGGPGMREMLGVTSAVAGQGHAEDVALFTDGRFSGATRGFSIGHVAPEAAVGGPIAALEDGDTITIDIDDHELSVDLTDEELEQRLEERDEPEPNYTTGVLAKYGQMFGSAANGAVTNPGAKQD
- the yqeC gene encoding selenium cofactor biosynthesis protein YqeC, which translates into the protein MDDDPDPDLVDALAADASLTCVVGAGGKKSTLYELAGRLERAVVTATVRIPIFDRQVAAVRVTEDPADLLERADAGEADGAVNGLEWPLGLVPEQERDDRYLGYEPDVVDRIAAASSVDHVLVKADGARTRLLKAPNEREPQLPETVDTVLAIASVDAVGRPLDEGAVHRPERVAAVTGRDLGDTIRPDDVATILTSPDGGLKDVPPDATYVPVLNMVDDADDRAVAREVATRILERSADAGAAAHGRISRVVLTSMIADEPLVDVLE
- the mobA gene encoding molybdenum cofactor guanylyltransferase, with product MTSERSLGGVVLAGGYSTRFGESDKAVADLAGTPMIRRVVDRLATVTDDLVVNCRDDQLEAIRAALAGSDLEPRYATDPVPDRGPLAGMRVGLEAVDREYAAVVACDMPFVEPALLETLHERARGRDGAVVRLEDGWYQTTQAVYRADAMAEACAETLDSEDERIVAAIDRIDVAEVGEEALEGVSERTFEGIDTQEALEEAERRLEE